One Meleagris gallopavo isolate NT-WF06-2002-E0010 breed Aviagen turkey brand Nicholas breeding stock chromosome 11, Turkey_5.1, whole genome shotgun sequence genomic region harbors:
- the LOC100544917 gene encoding rho guanine nucleotide exchange factor 4, whose translation MDDQELGFKAGDVIEVMDATNKEWWWGRILDSEGWFPASFVRLRVNQDEPLEDYPVKVEGGKDDDSSSGTRRFGMGQTTKDQMRTNVINEIISTERDYIKHLKDICEGYIKQCRKRADMFTEEQLKTIFGNIEDIYRCQKKFVKALEKKFNKDHPHLSEVGSCFLEYQTEFQIYSEYCNNHPNACMELSRLTKVNKYVYFFEACRLLQKMIDISLDGFLLTPVQKICKYPLQLAELLKYTNPQHRDFKDVEAALNAMKNVARLINERKRRLENIDKIAQWQSSIEDWEVRQTYFS comes from the exons ATGGACGACCAAGAGCTGGGGTTCAAGGCTGGCGATGTCATTGAAGTAATGGATGCTACCAACAAGGAGTGGTGGTGGGGAAGGATTCTGGACAGCGAAGGCTGGTTTCCAGCCAGCTTTGTACGG CTCCGAGTGAACCAGGATGAACCCCTGGAAGATTACCCTGTAAAGGTAGAGGGTGGCAAAGACGACGACTCCAGCAGTGGTACCCGGCGCTTTGGGATGGGGCAGACCACCAAAGACCAGATGAGGACCAACGTTATCAATGAGATCATAAGCACAGAACGAGACTACATCAAGCATCTGAAGGACATTTGTGAG GGTTACATTAAGCAGTGCCGCAAAAGAGCCGACATGTTTACAGAAGAACAGCTGAAGACAATCTTTGGGAATATTGAAGACATCTACAGATGCCAGAAGAAATTTGTTAAAGCACTGGAGAAGAAATTCAACAAAGACCACCCACATTTAAGTGAGGTTGGCTCCTGTTTCTTGGAATAT CAAACGGAGTTTCAGATATACTCTGAGTACTGCAACAACCACCCCAACGCCTGCATGGAGCTGTCCCGCCTCACCAAAGTTAACAAGTATGTCTACTTCTTCGAAGCCTGCCGCTTGCTGCAGAAGATGATTGACATCTCTCTGGATGGGTTTCTGCTGACACCAGTGCAGAAAATCTGCAAATACCCGCTGCAGCTGGCTGAACTGCTCAAATACACCAACCCTCAGCACAG GGATTTTAAAGACGTTGAAGCTGCCTTAAATGCCATGAAGAACGTTGCTCGGCTCATCAACGAGAGAAAGCGGCGACTGGAGAACATCGACAAAATTGCTCAGTGGCAAAGCTCCATAGAAGACTGGGAGGTAAGGCAGACTTACTTTTCCTAG